A stretch of Myroides oncorhynchi DNA encodes these proteins:
- a CDS encoding tetratricopeptide repeat-containing sensor histidine kinase: MKRTLLPFNSSNFLWIIIFSFLVYSCDNNDTKAIDLKKSDRAYNYQQKADSLYQLNQLDSAYNYYLKSNQQFQLLTKTESVTYNNLRISTIYLIIGDPNSAQEIITKELSNIDNMDNSFKVYLYNLLSHSYAETEDFDLALKYYNYSLDLANNTIEKAILQNNIATIYINLKDYSKAITILKDITSSNAFKDLKKEQARSLNNLGKALYLQDKTQGLKELKEALVIRLDNVNQDDIYKSYINLSEYYTLNKDYQSAQDYALKAYQISKDFKSKKDRLTALEYLIKSSVTKPTQYYVDYIELSKLIAKEIQQAKNQFAKIRYDFEQHEKENIKLKLDLQHSELMITRRNNVLLVTFTSLLLGAVLISFIYRKIKYKHRLDKIQQAYLTETKIAKKIHDELANDVFNTLTYTQNFTLDTSETRSRLVADLESIYKKARNISLQHSSIATDGTFSIHLTNLFNEYNTPDCQVIITGLENFDFNHLDKNQKITIYRVIQELLVNMKKHSMATIVVFKFSEENNYFKIFYSDNGVGIIQEKIKSKNGLLNVENRITNIGGAFIFDHENQLGVKYNIQLPKKNYV, translated from the coding sequence ATGAAAAGAACTTTACTCCCTTTTAATTCTTCGAATTTCTTATGGATAATTATTTTCTCCTTTTTAGTATACTCTTGTGATAATAATGATACTAAGGCGATTGATTTAAAGAAATCAGACAGAGCATATAACTATCAACAAAAAGCTGATAGTCTTTATCAATTAAATCAATTAGACAGCGCTTATAACTACTATTTAAAATCCAATCAACAATTTCAACTACTTACTAAAACAGAAAGTGTTACATATAATAACTTAAGAATTTCAACAATATATTTGATCATTGGTGATCCAAATAGTGCACAAGAAATTATCACAAAAGAATTGTCTAACATAGATAATATGGATAATTCTTTTAAAGTTTACTTATATAATCTACTTTCACATAGTTATGCTGAAACAGAAGATTTTGATTTAGCTTTAAAATATTATAACTACTCATTAGACCTAGCTAATAATACTATTGAAAAAGCGATTTTACAAAACAATATAGCTACGATTTATATAAATCTAAAAGATTATTCTAAAGCAATTACTATACTCAAAGACATAACTTCTTCTAATGCCTTTAAAGACTTAAAAAAAGAACAAGCAAGAAGTTTAAACAACTTAGGTAAAGCACTCTATTTACAAGATAAAACACAGGGTTTAAAAGAACTTAAAGAAGCCTTGGTTATAAGACTAGATAATGTCAATCAAGATGATATCTACAAAAGTTACATTAATTTATCTGAATACTATACCTTAAACAAAGATTATCAATCTGCACAAGATTATGCACTAAAAGCATATCAAATTTCAAAAGACTTTAAAAGCAAAAAAGATAGACTTACAGCCTTAGAATACTTAATCAAATCTAGTGTTACTAAACCAACTCAATACTACGTTGATTACATCGAATTGTCTAAACTAATCGCTAAAGAAATTCAGCAAGCGAAAAATCAATTCGCTAAAATTCGTTATGACTTCGAACAACACGAAAAAGAAAACATTAAACTAAAGCTTGACTTACAGCATAGTGAGCTAATGATCACTAGACGTAATAATGTACTACTAGTTACCTTCACTTCACTTCTTTTAGGCGCTGTACTTATCTCTTTTATCTACAGAAAAATAAAATATAAACACCGCCTTGATAAAATACAGCAGGCTTATCTTACTGAAACAAAGATTGCTAAGAAGATACACGATGAATTAGCTAATGATGTATTTAATACACTGACGTATACCCAAAACTTCACGTTAGACACCTCTGAGACTAGAAGTCGTCTAGTGGCAGACTTAGAAAGCATCTATAAAAAAGCGAGAAACATATCACTCCAGCATAGCTCTATAGCTACTGACGGAACATTCTCTATTCACTTAACGAACTTATTTAATGAGTATAATACTCCTGACTGTCAAGTAATAATAACAGGGCTAGAAAACTTTGATTTTAACCATCTAGATAAAAATCAAAAGATTACAATCTATAGGGTAATACAAGAGTTGTTAGTAAATATGAAAAAACACAGTATGGCGACTATTGTGGTGTTTAAATTTAGTGAAGAGAATAATTATTTTAAAATATTTTACTCTGATAACGGCGTAGGAATCATACAAGAGAAGATTAAATCTAAAAATGGGCTTCTAAATGTGGAAAACCGTATTACAAATATTGGAGGAGCTTTTATATTTGATCACGAAAACCAATTAGGTGTGAAATACAACATCCAATTACCAAAGAAAAACTATGTTTAA